The DNA sequence GTGCAGTTCATGCATCTGATGCAGTCGACGCTGTCTATCTGCTCCGGCACCTTGAGGTCCATGGGGCAATCCCGCGAGCAGTTCCTGCACGTCGCGCAGTTCTCGTAGTTCGAGCCCCTGGCCGCCGCCACCCTGCAGCTGTCGAGATCGACGTTGAGCTGGAGCAGGCTCACTTTGTTGAAGAGTCCGAAGATGGCGCCCAACGGACAAACGAACCGGCAGAACGGGCGCTTCATCATTCCGAAGAGCAGGATGAGTCCGGCCAGGATCCCGATCTTCAGCCCGAACATCCAGGTGGTGAAGTCCATGCCCGCCGCGAAGTCGGAACCCCGTGCGTTCCACAGCAGCCAGGGCAGCCCCGCGCCCAGCGTTCCCGCAGGGCAGATCTTGCAGAACCAGGGTTCCCAGGTCCACCAGGCTATGAAGCCGACCACGACGACGAGCACGACGAACTTCATGTGCCTGAGCCAGTCGGGCGCGGAGAACTTCGGGAGTTTGAGCTTGTAGACGATCTCCTGGAACCACCCGAACGGGCACAGCCAGCCGCACGGCCACCTGCCGACCAAGACGCCGATGATCCCGAGAACGCCGAGAAGATAGAAGGGAAGAGCGCGGATGATGACGAAGTGCTGAAGCGCTCCGATCGGACACGAGCCCCACGCGAGGGGGC is a window from the Candidatus Effluviviaceae Genus V sp. genome containing:
- a CDS encoding 4Fe-4S binding protein → MNRRIVQLVAFFATNSYFASIPRASFYQGSLKGVCVPVLNCYACPLAWGSCPIGALQHFVIIRALPFYLLGVLGIIGVLVGRWPCGWLCPFGWFQEIVYKLKLPKFSAPDWLRHMKFVVLVVVVGFIAWWTWEPWFCKICPAGTLGAGLPWLLWNARGSDFAAGMDFTTWMFGLKIGILAGLILLFGMMKRPFCRFVCPLGAIFGLFNKVSLLQLNVDLDSCRVAAARGSNYENCATCRNCSRDCPMDLKVPEQIDSVDCIRCMNCTRSGSPTWSMRFKRVHNWGSGSVRGIEEDLTAAP